DNA from Roseimicrobium sp. ORNL1:
AAATTCGGTGGAGAGTCTCGAGCCTCTTCGTTTGCTTGAGGGGCTGGGCTATCAACTTTATCTGCCGGCATGGGCCTTTGAGAAAGATGGAGTGAGATGCCTGATGCAGACCTCCAAGCTTCCTTCCGACTACCAGAGACTGGGACTTGTCCTTGTGCCCATGCCCTCCGAGGAGCGAAACCTGAGGCGCGAGTACGCCAATCTGCTCGCCCTTCCCGCTTCGTATGAAACCGTGACGTCACGTGGTGCGCGGTTGCCAGAAGAGCATTTGGTGGGATGACCCTGCTTTCAAAAATCCGCACGCTCACCCGGCGCCGGCGTACTGAACTAAGCTGGGCGCTGCGTCTGAAGATGCCCCCCTGGCGGCGCGCCTCTTTGGACGTCTGGTCCGTGGCGGGTGGTCTCGGTGACGAGTTGATGGCGCTCTCTGTAGTTCAGGCTGCGGCGCGCAAAGCACCCTCGTGCAAGATCACTTTTCATGCGCGGCACACGTCCGTCATGCCGGCTTCCACGGAGGGCCTGACGATTGTGCCGTACCAAAAGGAGGGCGTGCTTCCAGGGGGCATCGGGCTGATGTATCTGCAGCGTCACCGGTTTTCCATCATCGAACAGATGGCCTTGCAGCTGGGCCTGCGGGTGAGCGAGCATACGACCACGCTACCCCGCCGACCTCCGGAGGAGTTGCCTTCATCGTTTCCGAAAGACACGCCAGCAGTCGTGATCCAGACGGTGGCAAGCGCGTGGACTCCGAACAAGCAGTGGCCCAAGGAGCACTGGAAGCAAATGATTGAGCTGCTGGATCCGGGCGTGGCAGTGGTGGAGGTCGGCACTGAGACCGTGTTTGACCAGCCGCCTGTGCATCCTCGTTTCCAATCGCTCGTGGGAAAGACCACCATGCCCCAATTCGCCGCCTGCATTCAGGAGGCTGCGGTGTTTGTCGGACCTCCGTCTGGTGGCATGCACGTGGCTCATGCCTACAAGGTGCCATCGGTCGTCATCATCGGCGGCTATGAAGGGACCTATCCCTATCCTCTTGCCCGGCAGTTTGATTCGACCGTCCCGTGTGCCCCATGCTGGCTGCGAGTCGACTGCCCGTATGACAAGAAGTGCCTCCGGCAAATCACCCCGGCCATGGTTCGGGACGCCATCAAGCAGACTCTAGAAACCGCCTCATGATCCGTTTCCTGCGACAACCCATCGAACTCAAGCGCGCACTCGGGACCATCTGGGCGTTCCCCTTCCCTGCCGAACTCCGCCGCGAGATGTGCAAGGAGTACGTGCATCTGTTCACGTTGGGCTGGGTGGACAAGTCTCGCAAGACGGCTCGTCTGGCAGGCAAAGAAGTCAGCTACTGCACCGTGGAGACGCTGAAGTATCTGTTCTATGAGATCTTCATGCGCCAGAGCTACTACTTCAAAGCGCATCGTGAAGATCCCGTCATTCTCGACTGCGGCAGCAACATCGGGATGTCCGTCCTCTACTTCAAGTCGCTCTATCCGAAGGCACGCATCACCGCCTTCGAACCCCAGCCCACCGCCTTCCACTGCCTGCAGGAAACCATCCAGCGCAACCAGCTCGCGGATGTGACCGCCCATGCCAAGGCCCTGGCCAATGAAACGGGAGAGATCGCCTTCTACACCAAGGATGAAAGCCCCGGCTCGCTCCTCGCCAGCCGCATGAAGGAGCGCACCTCCGAGCGCTGCCAGATGGTGTCGGCAACAAAGCTCTCGGAGTATATCACCGGTCCGGTGGACTTCATGAAGCTCGACATCGAAGGAGGCGAGCAGGACGTGCTCATCGATCTCGTGGAGTCTGGAAAGATCCAGTTCATCGAGCAGATGGCGATTGAGTATCACCATCACATCATTCCTGAACAGGACACGCTCACCTCCTTTTTGAGCCTGCTGGAATCCTCGGGATTCGGCTATCAAATCGAAGGGAAGCTGCAGCGACCCTTCCGCCGGGGCCATTTCCAGGATGTCTGCATCTATGCCTACCGAAAGGGCGAGGCCCGTACGGCCTGAGAGTAGAAATGCACCGCTGTCTGCCAACTGTGCCGTCATACCACTGCCATGTCGCAGCCTAAGGTAGAAGTGCGCATCATCACCTACAAGCGCCCCGCACTGCTGCGTCGGGCGCTGACAGGACTTTGCAACCAGACCTACACTGACTGGCGCGCAGTAGTGTACGACGATTCTCCAGATCAGGAGTCCCTGGACGTCGTGGCACAGATGCAGGATCCCCGCATCGAGTGCCGGCCAAATCCTAAGAACCTGGGCGCGGCGCTGAATCTCTGCCAGGCCTTCGCGCCTGAGCCAGTGTTCGCCGACTCCGAGTTCGCCTGTGTGCTCGAAGACGACAACCTCTTCCATCCGACCCTGCTCGAGGAAAACGTAAAGAGCCTCCAGTCCAACAGCGAGCCGGTGCTGGCGCGCAACTTTCTCATGGTGGACATCGAGGAGGATGGAGCCTTCACCCCGAATCCGGATGAACCCATGCGTTCACTCCACGGAAGCCAGTCGCGTGTCATCACGTATCGTGACCGTGTGTTGGAGGCCTTCTTCACCTACACCATTGGAAACCTAAGCTATTTCTGGCGCCTGCATCGCGGGGTCGATCTCTCTGCGCTAGAGCCGTACAACGCATCACTTTCCGAGCCTCGACGGGCGGTGAGTTTTCAAGATGACTGCAGGTACGAGCCGGAACCGCTTGCTGTGTTTGGACGCTTCGTATGCAAGAAGCAAAGCCCCCGCAGCGGCACCGCTGGGGGCATTCAGCGACATCGGCTCGCCCACTTGAGCCAGCTTCATTTCACCCGTGATCTGGCGAGGCGCTGGACGCAGGACTTGCGCGAGCCGATGGACGTCGTGCTTCAACAAGCGCGCCAACGCAGCGAAGGTGGCACCGCACTCTTCCACCTGGCCGAAGCCGGGGTGCCGTCGGCCATGTTCGCACTCCGAAGTGGCAGGCAGTGGCTCAACGTGCTGAAGACGATCCCCTTGCGCATGAAGTACTCCCGGCAATACAGGGAAGGACTTGAAAAGAACCTGCCCGCCTGAAATCAAGTGAAGGTCACCCGAACTGCATGACAAAAACTCGAGGCATCATCTATGTGGCCACCGGGCCCAAGTACCTGGCTGAGGCGGTGATATCTGCAAAGTCCGTGCAAGCGGTGATGCCGGGCTTCCCCATGACGCTCTTCACGGATCAGACGCCGCCGCCGGGACTCTTTGAGCAGGTCATCCCGGTGGAGGGCGGGAACATGGGCCGCCCCGGAAAGATTCGTTCGATGGCGGCCACGCCGTACGACGAGACCTTGTTTCTCGACTCGGACACATGGATGTGCCAGCCCTGTGAAGACATCTTCCTGCCGCTCGAGAAATACGAACTGGCCATCGCCCATGAAGTGTACCGCAACGAGTATGCCTTCGAGAAGTTTCCAGATTCGTTTCCCGCGTTGAACACCGGCGTGGTGGTGTACCGGAAGGAGCCGAGGACTCTCGCTTTCTTCAAAGCATGGGAGGAAAATTATCTGAACGTCTTCCAGCACAAGCGGCCCGCAGACCAGCCTGCCTTCCGCCACACCTTGTTTCACTCGGACCTGCGCCATTACATCCTGCCGGCGGAGTTCAATTTCCGCACCAACTACCCCGTGGTGCTCGGCGGCTTCGCGCGCGCGAAGATCATCCATGACCGCAATCCCTTCGTGGAGGAATATGCTGTGCTCCTCGGCCACGACACCGGACATCCGCCGGTCTATTTCGGCCCCGTGAACATGCGCCTGTTCCTGCACTGGCTCTGGTTCCGCAGCCGGACTCTCGTCAAGCGTGCGCAAGCAGCCGGACCTCGCGGCATCTGGAAGCGGCTGACGCATCGCTGATTCACTTTCCACATTTCCGCTGCTGTGACCTGGCGCAAAAACATCATCCAGACCTGCCGTGGTGCGGCCAAGGCCGCTTTTCCGAGGGTGTATCAGTTCCTGAGTTCCTATCGCTTTCTCCAGCACTGCAAGAAGCGGTACGGAAAGTTTCAAGAGCAACTGCGCCCGCTCTTGTACGGCGAAAGTCCTCCCACGGTCCTTTCGGGCCCCTTTCAGGGTCTGCCCTATCTGGACGAGATTGGCTTTTGTGGTCCCATTTTTCCGAAGTGGATCGGCAGCTATGAGGATGAATTGCATCCATTCCTGGAAAAGCTGCTGCAGTCACCTCCTTCGGTCATCGTGGATGTGGGAGCTGCCGAAGGTTACTACGCCGTGCTTCTGGCGGCGCGTCTGCCGAGCAGCGTCGTACACGCGTTCGACATCGATCCCTTCGCCAAGCGCGCGCTTGCGCGGCTCGCGCGCCTTAATCACGTTTCCAATCTTCGTATCAACTCGCTGTGCACGTTTGCGGAGCTCGAGAAGCTCCTTGGTCCCGCCAAGGACACGGGCCTGCTCTTCTGCGACATCGAAGGTGGAGAGATCTTCCTCGTCGACCCGGTCAAATGCCCTGCTCTTCGCCATGCGCGCATCGTGGTGGAGTTGCATGAAACCAAGGATTCTCCCGGAGAGGGCACGCGCAATCTTCTACAGAGCCGGTTTCAGGATTCGCACGAGATCGACTATGTCCCTCATGCGCCCAAGAGCATGTCCCGCTATCTTGAAGTGACGCGCAACGCCCTTTCCCCTACGGACCTCTCGACGGCCTTGAACGAGGTGCGCGGGGCCTCGCGAGGCTACCTGATCATGCATCCTCGATAAGACGGATGGCAACCCTGAGGTCCAAATTCAAGACGCTGGTGGAACGTCGGGCTCCCAAGCTCGCAGCTCCCCTGCGTTGCCGGCACCTCATCCGGCATTCAAACTCCTATCTGGTACAGACAGGCTTTCTGAGAACGCTGGAACGAAATCTCCCCGTTGATGTCGAAGGCAAGCCTCTGGCCTTTCTCAACTATCCTATACTGTCCCTCCTGGAGGAGAGACTGAAATCCGACTTCCGCGTGCTGGAGTTCGGCAGCGGCTTTTCCACGGCATTCTGGAGTTCACGTGTGAAGGAAGTGGTGGCCGTGGAGCATGACGAGCAGTGGCATCAGCGCGTGAAGGAGATGATTGCCGACACTTCAAACGTGCGACTCCTCCTGATTCCCCTTGGTCCCGACTATCCGCGTGCCGCAACCCAGGTCGGGGGCGAATTCCAGCTCATTCTCATCGATGGCCGGATGCGTACCGAGTGCGCACGTCACTGCCTGCCACACCTTGCCGCGAACGGGGTGATTCTCTGGGACGACTCATCACGCGCCCACTATCAGGAAGGCATCACGGAACTGGAGCAACAGAGCTTCCGCACATTACGACTGCAGGGCCTCAAGCCCGCAGGCTTTAGTATCGACGAGACCGCCATCTTCTATCGAGATAACAATTGCCTTGGGTTGTGATGCTGTTCCAGCGCGCTGCCACTCCACCGACGTTCCCTGCCTCATCAGTCACTCGATCATGACCCCTTTCACTCCCATTCCAGAATCGCCCTCCCTCTGGAGAAACCGTTCCCGCTGGAACGTCGCAAGGTTCTGGAACTGGACGCTTCGGAGACGGCTCCATGAGTTCATTGCAAAACAGAATCAAAGGGAGCTGGCCCCAGTCTTCACGGCAGCCGGAGCCCAGGTGACGAAGGAAGCCGGCAGTTCCCTGCCCCACACGGCCGTGACCGAGGGTCAGCTCAAGACCTTGCTCGCCGCCGTGGCGGCTTCCAACTCGATCGACGCTCCCATCGTGGAGATCGGCAGCTTTCGTGGTGTTACTACCAAGGCATTGGCTGCGGCCACTCAGCGGACCGTGGTCGCCGTGGATCCTTATCTCGGCGAGGGTGGGCATGAGAAAGACTTCGCTCTTTTCCGCGAGCACACGGGAGGGATGACCAATGTCCGCCACGTGAGGGACGTGTCCGACTCTGCCTTCACCTCGTGGAATGGAGAGCCTGTCAGCCTGGTATTCATCGATGCCATCCATGAGTATCTCCACGCGTGGTATGACTTCGCGGCGTGGGGCAGCTTGGTGGCTCCGTCAGGGTTTGTGGCCTTCCATGATGTGGATGCATTCCCCGGTGTGAATCGTGTATGCCAGCGCGTGCTCAAGGAATGCCCCCAGTGGAAACCGTGGGCCTATGCGCCGAATATCGCCATCTTCCAGCGTTGCGATTGAGACCTTCCCTGGCATTCCTCATGAGACGCGGAGCCTCCACTGCCCCACCGTTTCATTCCCTCCCCTTCCATGGAACAGATGCGTACTGCCGCGCGACGACTTGGCATCCGGATTAAGGACGATCTGAAGAACAGCCAGGCACTGCGCAACGCACATGCCCTGGCGCTTCAAACGGCATCCTGGCTTTCGCCAAACCCAGTGACCGCCCAATGCCGGGCGGTCACTGCGTTTCAGCGCTCCGAGTCACCACAGCTCTGGAAGTGGATGGGTGCGGCGCGTGAGAATCGCGAAGGGGCAGAAGCAAACACCGCGCCTCCGCCTTCACCTTCGACCGCAAGGTACCGCGGCTATCTCACGCAACAGAGCCAGCTCACCAGGAGCATCATTCTCAAAGCTCCCGGCGAGCATGGTGAACGCGGTGTGCTGATGGTGCAATTCGAATACAACTGGTACCGGCTGCTCCACGGCATCGGCGATCTCGATGCGCTGGCCAAGCAGTATGACATTCTCTGGGGCACCAGTTGGTCGGCCACGGACTATCTGCTGCTCAAAGCCATTCTCGCGAAGACGACAGGAGAAATGTATGTCCTGCCCAGCCATACTTCAGAGGCTGCCAAGCTGCAGGCTTTTCATCCGCGCATCCAGTGCCCTCCGGTACTCTCTGCCAGCGATTGGGTGAATCCAAAATTCTTCGCGCCCAAGCCGCATGCCGAGAGGAGCACCGACATCCTCATGGTGGCGAATTGGGCGCCCTTCAAAAGGCACTTCGAACTATTCTCCGCGTTGCGTGAGATGCCTGCGGATCTTCGTGTGACGCTCATCGGCCAAACCGAGGCGCAGTACACGGCGGAGCACATTCGTCAGATGATGCGTCTGTATCGCGTGCCCCAGCAGGTGACCGTGTTGGAAAGCCTGCCGATTGATGAAGTCACCCGGCACCAATGCGACTCCAAGGTGGCCTTGATCCTTTCTCGCCGTGAAGGCAGTTGCGTCGCTGCGGTGGAGGCACTCTTCGCAGGAGCCGCCCTCGGCATGCGACGCGGCGCCCATGTGGGCAGCGTGCAATACATCAATGAGGAAACTGGCGCGCTGATCTCAGGAACACAGACCGCCGCCGACCTGATGGCGCTGCTGGAGCGCTCCGCAACTCTGCGGCCCCACGAATGGGCGGCCAGGAATATCTCCTGCCATGTGAGCCTGGGGAAACTCAACACCTTCCTCCGCGAGCGTGCCGTCGCCCGGAACCTGCCGTGGACGATGGACCTAGCGCCATTCCACTGGCGTCCTTATCCCACCTACAGCGAGCCGGCGGATTTGAATCGATTGCAGTTAGTGTACGACGACCTGCATCGAAGATTCCCCGAAGTCTTCTCTCATGACCTCGGCACGACCAGCCGTCGCTGACACGACTGCACAAAGCAAGAAGGCTGCGGGTGCGCGGCTTCTTGCTGCATTGGTCATCGCATTCATCCTCCTGCTCTGGCCCGCCAAGCCACCCACCCTGGGATGGTGGCCACTGTGGTGGAACTGGATGCACGTGCCACTTTTTGGATGGCTCGCGTGGGAAGCGACGCGTTTCTTGAGAGCGTGTGGATGGCAGGGATGGCGTACGGCATTCGCCTTGTTCGTCGGTGCGGCCACTCTGGCTATCAGTGCGGAGTACCTGCAACACAGCTTCGGTCGGCAGGCCGACTGGGAGGATGTGGCCAGATCCATGGCCGGGGCGATTGGTACCTTTGCCCTGCTGGAGGCGACAAGTTCGGCCGGTTCCAAGAAGGTCTGCTTGTGCCTGCTTTCTCTGCTTTGCTTTGCGGGCAGCGCCAATGCCTTGCTTCAGCGCGCTGTGCTGATGCATGCAAAGTCATCCGCATTTCCACTGCTCGAAGATTTCAAGTCCGCGTCCTCTCTTCCCCTCTGGTCCTTGGAGCACGATGGTGTGCCCCAGTCTCTGAGCAGGAAGCAAGAGAACGGCAGATGGCGTCTCGACATGCCTATCGCCAAAGCCGGCTTCTCGAGCCTGCACTATGATGCACAGGCGCGCGACTGGTCGCCCTATCGCACGCTTGTCCTTCACTACCGGCTTGAGGGCATGCCCACGTTGCACCTCGGTGTGAGGCTCGATGGCGGCGTAGGTGGCAAGGAGCGCAGCAACCTTGAGACCCACCTGCAATCCGGCACGCATGCCGCGACCATCTCGCTGCCGCGCGGGCAGGGCGAAAGGTCTTCTGTCCTTTCCCGCATCCGCACACTCACGCTCTTTTCCAGCGGAGGTGCAGAGGGAATGCTGGCTATCGAGGAACTGCGTCTGGAATGATTTCCATGCAGTGGTCGCGGAAGATTTCCGCGGCCTTCCGCCAGCCGAACTCGGCTTCCACCAACTCGCGACCGCGACCCGCCATGGTTTGGCGGGCCTCGGGATGCGAGAGCAGGTGCAGGATACCTTCCGTGAACGGAGCGCCTGAATCAGCGATCCAGGCATGCTCTCCATGCACCACGGGGAGCCCTTCCACGCCCGTCGGCGTTGAGACCACGGGAAGTCCCGCGGCCATGGCTTCGAAGACCTTGATCCGCGTACCGCCGCCCACAGTAAGAGGCAGCACCATGATGGCAGCCCGGGCCAGATAGGGGCGCACATCATCCACGGTCCCCGTGACTACAATCGAGGGATCGTTGGCGGCGGATTCCCTCAACCACCCGGGTGGATTCCGCCCAATCACCAAGAACTTCGCCTCGGGGAAGCGTTGTTTGATCGTGGGCAGGCTTTCCGTGATAAAGCCCTGCACTGCGAGCACGTTCGCCTCCCAGTCCATGGATCCCAGGAAGGCCATGGTATAGGGCTCGGTCTTCTCAGGGGTGGGCTGGAAGTGATCGCAGTCCACGCCGGTGGGCACACTGCCGAGCACATTCTTCATGCCACGTTCATCGCGGAAGTATTCGGTCTCCAGCGGTGACACTGTCACCTGCCCAGCTGCGAGAGTCGCGCACTGCTCCTCCATGCGCAGGGTGAGATCCCGCTCACGGCGGAAGATCATTTTCTTCACCGGGTTCCCCGCTGCAGCGACGTGCCGCTGCCAGATGAGCGACTCCACATTGTGCTGAAACACCAGCACAGGCGGCATCTTGGTTAGCCGCAGATCCATCACGTGCACCAGTGACACGAGATAGTCGCATACGACGAGATCATAGCGCGTCTCGGTCAAGGTCTTCTCCAGCCACTCGTGCGCACGCTTTGAGCGGTACTTCTTCGCCATGTAAGGCACGGATCCCGTAAAGCAATTTGCAATAACCTCGGCAAAAAAACGAGGTGAGCCTTTGGGAGGAAAGCGATGAGGATAGGTCGCGCAGCTGTCAGAGTACTCCGCGGCAAGCTTCACGGCCTCTGCCGTGTCATCCACCACTCGCGGGCAGAAGTAGGTGATCTCAAACCACTCCTTCAAGATGCGCAGCATGTGATACGTGCGCAGCCGATCACCACCAATCAGCGGGTGAAGAAGCCGGCAATTGATCCAGAGAATGCGAGGGCGAGGTCTTTCCATTTCTACCGTCAGTGAGGTGGAATGATTACCTTGCTCTTTGATTGGTTCCATCATGGAGTGAACGAAAGTTGTGCGAAGACCGCTCGATGCTGGGAACCGCGATCCGGCTCCGTCACATGCGAGACCACCTTCCAGTGACGCCTGTCTGCGAATACATAATCCAGCCTGAGCCAAGGCTGCTGGAACGCAGCTGGATTTCTCGTGACACCGGGGAAAGTATAACCATAACCACTGCCCGCCGCCTGATGGCTGTCCTGCAAGCTACCTGCGAACGTACGATACACGGTGCCGAGGGCGGGAGTATTGAAGTCGCCCACCACGATGTAGGGAAGACTCTCCTTGCTAATGGCTTCCGCCAGCTGGGTGGCGAGGCTGAGCCTCCCATCCCAGTACGCCTGCCGGGAGTGACGCTTCTTGGCCAAATCAGTGCCGGGCACTCCCAGGATGCCCCATAAGAAACCGCCCCAGCGCTCCGACTGAAGCATGCCTCTGGGCGTGGGGAGATGCACGCTGTAGATGGCCACCCGCTGGGTGGCCATTTCAATTTCAAACCGGGCTGCCACTGCCGCCTGCCGGGTGGTGTCTCCATTCTGCGCATAGATGAGCAGGTCCTTGCGCAGGATGGGATGCTTGCTCAAAAGCACGAACTCCCCCACGCCATCGACGTGGGTGAACTCCCGGTAACCATCCGCGTTCTTGTAGCCATCGGTGCGGCGCCCGGCATCCTGCAGGGCCAGTACATCCGGCTGGTGCTCCAGCTTGAAAGGCTGCAGGCTCGTTCCCTGTGCCTGGCCGCGATTGTAGGTCATTACGCGCAACGTCTCGCCAGGCGCATCCGCAGCCTTAGGTGCTGCCCCTGATCCTCGCCAGCCCAGCAAGGGTCCCAGGTACAACAGCCCAACGACGAGGGTGATAATCCCCGACTTCTTGGGATCGAGCATCAAGGCCAGTGGCAGTACCAGCCATACGGGAATCGACCAGAGCCACCCCGGGAGGAAAAGGAGGAAGGCGCTGGCAGGATTATGATACCCCACAAAGTTCAAGAAGACCCACATGCCGACCGTGAAGATCACCGCAAGCAGGGAGAGAGCCTGAACAGTCCTCCTCGCGAGCTTCAGGAGGATGGGTAAAATGGGCGTGGTCTCCTGCGACATGCGACGCGTCTTGCGCGTGTGGTTGGGAAACGCCCGTTACGTCAGTTCAAGGCCGCCCGTGCAATTCCAAGCATTCACCGTCCAGCGGTGGAGGGGGTAGCGGGGACGCTGCCAGCTTGGCTGGAAGGAGTATCCCTTCTCTCCACGGAAGGTGGAGGCTGCGCTTGTGGGTGCGTGGAGCCAGGTCTGAATTCAGGAATGCCGGGCTGCTCGGCGGTCTGCGACTTCAGTGCATCCATCGAGGACGGCTTCCGGAAGGCAAAGGAGTAGGCCAGCACCACGAAGACCACCAGCACCACGAAGGCGATCAGCGTTTCAAGAAGCGTGTAGCCGCCTGCCCGA
Protein-coding regions in this window:
- a CDS encoding glycosyltransferase produces the protein MERPRPRILWINCRLLHPLIGGDRLRTYHMLRILKEWFEITYFCPRVVDDTAEAVKLAAEYSDSCATYPHRFPPKGSPRFFAEVIANCFTGSVPYMAKKYRSKRAHEWLEKTLTETRYDLVVCDYLVSLVHVMDLRLTKMPPVLVFQHNVESLIWQRHVAAAGNPVKKMIFRRERDLTLRMEEQCATLAAGQVTVSPLETEYFRDERGMKNVLGSVPTGVDCDHFQPTPEKTEPYTMAFLGSMDWEANVLAVQGFITESLPTIKQRFPEAKFLVIGRNPPGWLRESAANDPSIVVTGTVDDVRPYLARAAIMVLPLTVGGGTRIKVFEAMAAGLPVVSTPTGVEGLPVVHGEHAWIADSGAPFTEGILHLLSHPEARQTMAGRGRELVEAEFGWRKAAEIFRDHCMEIIPDAVPR
- a CDS encoding glycosyltransferase is translated as MEQMRTAARRLGIRIKDDLKNSQALRNAHALALQTASWLSPNPVTAQCRAVTAFQRSESPQLWKWMGAARENREGAEANTAPPPSPSTARYRGYLTQQSQLTRSIILKAPGEHGERGVLMVQFEYNWYRLLHGIGDLDALAKQYDILWGTSWSATDYLLLKAILAKTTGEMYVLPSHTSEAAKLQAFHPRIQCPPVLSASDWVNPKFFAPKPHAERSTDILMVANWAPFKRHFELFSALREMPADLRVTLIGQTEAQYTAEHIRQMMRLYRVPQQVTVLESLPIDEVTRHQCDSKVALILSRREGSCVAAVEALFAGAALGMRRGAHVGSVQYINEETGALISGTQTAADLMALLERSATLRPHEWAARNISCHVSLGKLNTFLRERAVARNLPWTMDLAPFHWRPYPTYSEPADLNRLQLVYDDLHRRFPEVFSHDLGTTSRR
- a CDS encoding putative nucleotide-diphospho-sugar transferase, with amino-acid sequence MTKTRGIIYVATGPKYLAEAVISAKSVQAVMPGFPMTLFTDQTPPPGLFEQVIPVEGGNMGRPGKIRSMAATPYDETLFLDSDTWMCQPCEDIFLPLEKYELAIAHEVYRNEYAFEKFPDSFPALNTGVVVYRKEPRTLAFFKAWEENYLNVFQHKRPADQPAFRHTLFHSDLRHYILPAEFNFRTNYPVVLGGFARAKIIHDRNPFVEEYAVLLGHDTGHPPVYFGPVNMRLFLHWLWFRSRTLVKRAQAAGPRGIWKRLTHR
- a CDS encoding class I SAM-dependent methyltransferase, which codes for MATLRSKFKTLVERRAPKLAAPLRCRHLIRHSNSYLVQTGFLRTLERNLPVDVEGKPLAFLNYPILSLLEERLKSDFRVLEFGSGFSTAFWSSRVKEVVAVEHDEQWHQRVKEMIADTSNVRLLLIPLGPDYPRAATQVGGEFQLILIDGRMRTECARHCLPHLAANGVILWDDSSRAHYQEGITELEQQSFRTLRLQGLKPAGFSIDETAIFYRDNNCLGL
- a CDS encoding glycosyltransferase family A protein; this encodes MSQPKVEVRIITYKRPALLRRALTGLCNQTYTDWRAVVYDDSPDQESLDVVAQMQDPRIECRPNPKNLGAALNLCQAFAPEPVFADSEFACVLEDDNLFHPTLLEENVKSLQSNSEPVLARNFLMVDIEEDGAFTPNPDEPMRSLHGSQSRVITYRDRVLEAFFTYTIGNLSYFWRLHRGVDLSALEPYNASLSEPRRAVSFQDDCRYEPEPLAVFGRFVCKKQSPRSGTAGGIQRHRLAHLSQLHFTRDLARRWTQDLREPMDVVLQQARQRSEGGTALFHLAEAGVPSAMFALRSGRQWLNVLKTIPLRMKYSRQYREGLEKNLPA
- a CDS encoding glycosyltransferase family 9 protein, coding for MTLLSKIRTLTRRRRTELSWALRLKMPPWRRASLDVWSVAGGLGDELMALSVVQAAARKAPSCKITFHARHTSVMPASTEGLTIVPYQKEGVLPGGIGLMYLQRHRFSIIEQMALQLGLRVSEHTTTLPRRPPEELPSSFPKDTPAVVIQTVASAWTPNKQWPKEHWKQMIELLDPGVAVVEVGTETVFDQPPVHPRFQSLVGKTTMPQFAACIQEAAVFVGPPSGGMHVAHAYKVPSVVIIGGYEGTYPYPLARQFDSTVPCAPCWLRVDCPYDKKCLRQITPAMVRDAIKQTLETAS
- a CDS encoding endonuclease/exonuclease/phosphatase family protein, which translates into the protein MSQETTPILPILLKLARRTVQALSLLAVIFTVGMWVFLNFVGYHNPASAFLLFLPGWLWSIPVWLVLPLALMLDPKKSGIITLVVGLLYLGPLLGWRGSGAAPKAADAPGETLRVMTYNRGQAQGTSLQPFKLEHQPDVLALQDAGRRTDGYKNADGYREFTHVDGVGEFVLLSKHPILRKDLLIYAQNGDTTRQAAVAARFEIEMATQRVAIYSVHLPTPRGMLQSERWGGFLWGILGVPGTDLAKKRHSRQAYWDGRLSLATQLAEAISKESLPYIVVGDFNTPALGTVYRTFAGSLQDSHQAAGSGYGYTFPGVTRNPAAFQQPWLRLDYVFADRRHWKVVSHVTEPDRGSQHRAVFAQLSFTP
- a CDS encoding prepilin-type N-terminal cleavage/methylation domain-containing protein, producing the protein MPYLKTPLHHQPLRVHRAGGYTLLETLIAFVVLVVFVVLAYSFAFRKPSSMDALKSQTAEQPGIPEFRPGSTHPQAQPPPSVERRDTPSSQAGSVPATPSTAGR
- a CDS encoding FkbM family methyltransferase, whose translation is MIRFLRQPIELKRALGTIWAFPFPAELRREMCKEYVHLFTLGWVDKSRKTARLAGKEVSYCTVETLKYLFYEIFMRQSYYFKAHREDPVILDCGSNIGMSVLYFKSLYPKARITAFEPQPTAFHCLQETIQRNQLADVTAHAKALANETGEIAFYTKDESPGSLLASRMKERTSERCQMVSATKLSEYITGPVDFMKLDIEGGEQDVLIDLVESGKIQFIEQMAIEYHHHIIPEQDTLTSFLSLLESSGFGYQIEGKLQRPFRRGHFQDVCIYAYRKGEARTA
- a CDS encoding class I SAM-dependent methyltransferase — translated: MTPFTPIPESPSLWRNRSRWNVARFWNWTLRRRLHEFIAKQNQRELAPVFTAAGAQVTKEAGSSLPHTAVTEGQLKTLLAAVAASNSIDAPIVEIGSFRGVTTKALAAATQRTVVAVDPYLGEGGHEKDFALFREHTGGMTNVRHVRDVSDSAFTSWNGEPVSLVFIDAIHEYLHAWYDFAAWGSLVAPSGFVAFHDVDAFPGVNRVCQRVLKECPQWKPWAYAPNIAIFQRCD